The genomic segment CAATTCACTCCCATGATCACTCCGTTTAatgcgtattggacttagttgattaTCTATCccgacccaaaacaccatcaaattgcttaagtatatatattgatcaataaatatggttggatttccattgtttatcactaaatatgggtgaatcaagaagttcccatcaattcactcccatgatcactccatttagtgcgtatggacttagttgatcatctaacccaaaacaccatcaaattgcttaagtatatatatattgatcaataaatatggttgatttccattgtttatcactaaatatgggtgaatcaagtagttcccATCAATTCACTCCCATGATCCGTTTAGTGCGtaggacttagttgatcatctatcccgacccaaaacaccatcaaattgcttaagtatatatattgatcaataaatatggttgatctccattatttatcactaaatatggttgatttccattatttatcactaaatatggtggtttattgatcactaaatatgggtgcccatttgcaacaagtgtagtatctTTGAGATGTAGTATGGTGAACAACCGTAGTATGGAACAACTATAGTATCCTTTGTAATGGGTGAATAAGGGTGGATATCCGTTGGCAAAAGGTTCTAAGAATACACTTAGAATGCCcatctaatccatgaaattactatctaatccattaaggatgttagtgtatatatatatatatatatatatatatatatatatatatatatatatcgttgatttcatttgtttaacactagatatgggtgaatcaagtagttcacatcaattcactctaataatcactcgttttagtgcatactgacttagtagatcatctttcctgactcaaaatactatcaaattgattaagtattatatattgattacTAAATattgttgatttcatttgtttatcactaaaaaaattggtggggtggggtgggggcgGGGGCGAGGGGGGGTGGTGGGGGCATGGGGTCGGGGCGGGTCAGGCGAGggtgggtcaaagtgttaaaaataaaacttgagtgcaaagtgttaaaaataaagttgagggtTAAAGTGTCAAAATAGAAACTTTTGGGCTACTTCAAAACCCCTTAATCACTAATAGAAAATTATCACCTCTacctaataattaaaacttgagtcacctatactaaaataaaaaactaaagagTGACTAATAATTAAATGCCCCAAGTTACAAGTCAATTTAGAAACCCATCAAGGagctcttcttttcttttaatttaaaaggtTAATCATACTTGGTCCATCAGTTATTGATAAACTCCGATTTTAGTCCTAAATTACTTGAAATATGCAATATTGATCCTTTTCGCTTCTAAATTCACAAATTTTCAGAATTATAGAACCATTTCACCATTTGATTGTTTAGTGTTATCTTAAACTTGTACTATTTAGAGTACTAAACTTTTACAAATAATCCAAATACAACATATTTCTTACAGAAATGGACCAAAAtcacacattttaattaattgaaggttaaatgtgtCGAATCATGTATTACAAGGACTAAAATAAGAATTTACCAATAATTGAGGGACCAAATTTGTTGTTGCCCCTTCCTTAAAACTCTTTTTGggtcaaaagagaaaaaaaaaaaagaaaaaaaaaggaggaaacttccataattaataaagaaaaattgaatAGAATCAAAGGGAGAAGGAGGCAAATTCGGAGGACATGGATAAGTCAACGCGTTCCTTTAGTCATCTTCTTCTCCAAGTTGTAAAAAGTAGGTGTGTTGCATTTTGGACCATATTATAGTTTTGCATTAAACATTAGAAAAATCATTCATGGGTCACCTAATCTTACTCTTGTAAACAACCAAAGATCTTACATTAAACTTCAATGTGTTTTCATCTCATGATGAACTAAACGCACTTTGCCTTCTGTGAAAGTTTTCTTTATCCTCCATTGTTCTTTATGGCTTTATGCaagatttttcctttcttcttcattctttgCTGTTCTTTTCATTTGATATCCAGCCAACCTTTTGATTACCCAACTGCAGATCTTTCTACAACTTGGGTCAACAGTGTTTCTGCAAACCATTCAGTGGAGTTCACTGATAACTCAACAGTAAGGGCCATAGTACTCAGAGGAACTTTTGGTCCAAAATATGCTTGTGGTTTCTACTGTAATGGCAATTGTGAGAGTTACCTCTTGGCCATCTTCATTGTCCAAACCAACAGTATTTCCCAAATTACTCAACCCGCGATTGGGTTCCCACAAGTTGTTTGGTCTGCTAACAGGAACAATCCAGTTAAGATCAATTCTACTTTGCAGTTTACAGCAGATGGAGATTTGATGCTTAGAGATGCTGACGGTACTTTGGCTTGGTCAACAAACACTGCTGGGAAATCTGTTGCTGGCTTAAACTTGACAGATGAGGGGAATCTTGTTCTGTTTGATTCCAAGAATGCAACTGTTTGGCAATCTTTTGATCACCCAACTGATTCTTTGGTTCCGGGGCAGAAGTTAGTATCAGGGATGAAGCTGACAGCCAGTGTGTCAACAACAAACTGGACTGAGGGAGGTTTGTTCTCTTTATCTGCTACAGTTGATGGTTTGGTAGCTTTTGTTGAGTCCCAAACATACTTTGAAAGATCTACTGATGGGTTGAATGCTAGTGGAGGCTCCAATTATGTTATGTATTTGAATGGAAGCTTAGCATTATTCTCAAATTCTAGTGATTCCAATGAGACACTGGTTACTATACCTCCAGCATTCTCTGCTCAATATATGAAACTGGAGTCTGATGGACACTTGAAAGTGTACGAGTGGCAAAGTCCATGGAACGAGGTGGATGATATCCTGACAGGTTTTAACGGCGAGTGTTATTATCCCATGGTCTGTGGAAGATATGGCATTTGCTCAAGGGGGCAGTGTAGTTGTCCCAAATCAAGCTCTAATTCAACTACCTATTTCAGACAGATAGATGATAGTCAGGGTAATCTAGGTTGCTCTGAGGTCACAAGGCTGACTTGTAATGCTTCAAATAAACACAGATTTTTGGAACTTCAAAATGTGGACTATTTCACATTTACTAGAGATATTGGAAACACCGATATGAATACCTGTAAAGATGCATGTTTGAGGAACTGTTCCTGTAAAGCTGCTTTATTTCGTAGTGCTTTAAACTCTTCCACGGGGGACTGCTACCTACCATCCGAGATCTTTTCACTAGCGAATAATGACAAGGACAGGACAAGGTATGATTCCCATGCTTTTATAAAAGTACAGGTTGAACCTGAAAGAGCTGCTGATGCACCTGATGCATCGAAGGTGAAATTTTCCATTAATGCCGCTATATTGGGCTCTGTGATAGGACTTGCCGTCTTAGGCATCATAATTGGAATTGCAGTTTTCCTATTCtggaagaagaggaagatcaATGAAGACGAGGAGAATTATCTAGATCATGTGCCAGGAATGCCCACTAGATTTTCTTACGATGATCTAAAGGCTGCAACAGAGAACTTCACCAAGAAGCTTGGTCAAGGAGGATTTGGGTCAGTTTATGAAGGGTGCTTAGCGGATGGCACAATGATTGCAGTGAAATGCCTTGATGGGATAGGGCAAGTTAAAAAATCATTCTTAGCTGAGGTTGAAACCATTGGCAGCATACATCATGTAAACTTGGTGCAATTAATTGGCTTCTGCGCGGAGAAATCTCACAGGCTTCTAGTATACGAGTTCATGAGCAATGGATCACTAGAGAAATGGATCTACCATGGGAAACAAGAGCAAACTCTTGATTGGAATTGCAGGAGGAAGATTATTCAAGATATAGCCAAAGGATTAGCCTATCTTCATGAAGAATGCAGGCAAAAGATTCTACATTTGGATATTAAGCCCCCAAACATACTATTGGATGAGAAGCACAACGCTAAACTTGCCGACTTTGGGCTTTCAAAGCTAATTGATCGGGATCAGAGCCAAATTGTGACTACGATGAGAGGCACTCCTGGTTATTTGGCTCCTGAATGGCTTAGTGGAGCTATAACAGAAAAGGTAGATGTCTACAGCTTTGGCATCGTGGTCTTGGAAATTTTGAGTGGAAGAAGACATTTTGAGGCATCTGAGTCTGAAGACCAACAGGTAATGTTGCACTTATTGAGGAAAAAGGCAGAGGAAGGGCAGTTGGTGGATCTTATTGATAAGCACAGCAAAGATATGCAGTTTTACAAAGAAGAAGTAATAAAGACGATGCAGATTGCTGCCTGGTGTTTACAAAGTGATTACACAAAGAGGCCATCAATGTCAACAGTGGTCAAGGCCATGGAGGGTGTTTTGGATGTTGAAAAGGATCTAGACTACAGCTTTAGGCCACAACCTGTGAACGGTATACCAAATATCACTTttgcagattcaactcctttacTGCCTTCGGTCCTATCAGGCCCAAGGTGAGGACAAAGTTCCATGTAAATTTTGTTAATTTCTAGTTTTTATGTAATTGCAGCTTGCTTGCTGCTGTGTAAATTTCTTCTCCAATGTTCACGAAGTTAGTTTTGTTCAAtttattcatgaaaaaattGTCCTTTGAGAACTAATCAACTCATCAATGTGGATTTGATAAGCTTGTTAGCACTAAAGTATGTATAAagctcctctttttttttttttaaacctcaTCAATCAATGTAGGTACAAAGATATATTGAGAGTGAAAGCATTGTTCAGTAATTAGTTTGTCATCTGAAGAGAAATATCTGAGGATTAAACAGGAACAAGGAGGGCTTATCTAACTGATAGAACATTCCAAACCCAATACTTCTAAGGGATTAAAAGCAACATTTTTGAAATTGCATCTTGTCTACGATAAATACTTACATGCAACTGGTGTTTACTCCAAAACCAAGCAATTTAACCGTGACAGTTAAAAGTTAAAGTGAATATACATATTACTAAATCATAGTTAACCCATAAATGTACGTAAACACCCTTTTCGTTATACTTCGGATGAGATTATAATATCATAGCATCTAGGGAAACAAAATAAATGAGATAATAAGATCAGTTTTAAAGCTAAAAGAACcctcttttttccttctcttaTAATAGGTATAAGCTAAAAACATTCGAGTATAGCAGGGTAGTAATATGTAACTAGATTTATAAAACATCAATAAGAACAGTGTGTCTATGATTCTGAAAGTATTCCCAGTATGTTGCAATTATTTAGCTAAtgcagtgttatcaaaagcgaaaagcgcaaaaaagatCTAAAGGTCCGTTGGGGCTTTAAGCAAAAAGGGAATACAATGATATTTAACGCATATTAAGAAGAAACATGAAGTACATAAttgggacaaaaaaaaaaaagacaaattaTGGGTGGTCTGGATCCATACATATTATATCAAAAAGAGGAACCATTTGGGGAGCTTAGTACAAATAGGCTTCATGGACGGTGAGCAAGATCTTGAATGCAAATAAATACTTAAAAGGAACTGTCAGAAAGGATTTACAAATGATGGCAACCTTCTCTACAGAGAAGTTGTATCTGAAAATGAGATGGGAATTTACTTGAATTTACTTTAAGCGCAAAGCGGAAATAAAGAGCAGGATTGCTTATTGTCGCAGATTGCTTGTACAATAAGCTATATCATAAGCAGAATTCATCATAGATATATACGCTACTACTATTTACATTGACTTGCCAATGACATTGGAATTTAATTCCAACAGCATTCACTAAGTATAAACAACAATGAATAGTCACAGGACCTTCTCTCTAAGATTCTGAAAGTATTCCCAGTATGTTGCAATTATTTAGCTAATgcgaacatcaataacaagtaACTAAAGTCAAAAGAcgacaatttttatatatatatatataattgcttaaaaaaaaaattcatcatatatatacacactactACTATTTACATTTGTAAATTGTCAATCATATCCACAGTTTCCAACAGA from the Lycium ferocissimum isolate CSIRO_LF1 chromosome 11, AGI_CSIRO_Lferr_CH_V1, whole genome shotgun sequence genome contains:
- the LOC132035805 gene encoding G-type lectin S-receptor-like serine/threonine-protein kinase SD2-5; translated protein: MALCKIFPFFFILCCSFHLISSQPFDYPTADLSTTWVNSVSANHSVEFTDNSTVRAIVLRGTFGPKYACGFYCNGNCESYLLAIFIVQTNSISQITQPAIGFPQVVWSANRNNPVKINSTLQFTADGDLMLRDADGTLAWSTNTAGKSVAGLNLTDEGNLVLFDSKNATVWQSFDHPTDSLVPGQKLVSGMKLTASVSTTNWTEGGLFSLSATVDGLVAFVESQTYFERSTDGLNASGGSNYVMYLNGSLALFSNSSDSNETLVTIPPAFSAQYMKLESDGHLKVYEWQSPWNEVDDILTGFNGECYYPMVCGRYGICSRGQCSCPKSSSNSTTYFRQIDDSQGNLGCSEVTRLTCNASNKHRFLELQNVDYFTFTRDIGNTDMNTCKDACLRNCSCKAALFRSALNSSTGDCYLPSEIFSLANNDKDRTRYDSHAFIKVQVEPERAADAPDASKVKFSINAAILGSVIGLAVLGIIIGIAVFLFWKKRKINEDEENYLDHVPGMPTRFSYDDLKAATENFTKKLGQGGFGSVYEGCLADGTMIAVKCLDGIGQVKKSFLAEVETIGSIHHVNLVQLIGFCAEKSHRLLVYEFMSNGSLEKWIYHGKQEQTLDWNCRRKIIQDIAKGLAYLHEECRQKILHLDIKPPNILLDEKHNAKLADFGLSKLIDRDQSQIVTTMRGTPGYLAPEWLSGAITEKVDVYSFGIVVLEILSGRRHFEASESEDQQVMLHLLRKKAEEGQLVDLIDKHSKDMQFYKEEVIKTMQIAAWCLQSDYTKRPSMSTVVKAMEGVLDVEKDLDYSFRPQPVNGIPNITFADSTPLLPSVLSGPR